A stretch of the Thermodesulfobium sp. 4217-1 genome encodes the following:
- the phnD gene encoding phosphate/phosphite/phosphonate ABC transporter substrate-binding protein, with protein MLFLIILLFIVGACLIISINFLPSPSINLDLNKGSSPISAESEKNTISIVVSSTLSIEEVTLIYKPLILYLSKSTDKHVVLFTRKTYSEALEAMFSGDAQIGIIGSGAFFVDKNKLDLLAVPIINNKTYYKSYVIAENDNIKNISDLKGKTIAFTDPYSFAGYIILENYLKKNGLNLDFFSKYIFTFSISSSIESIKEGLVDAATIDSNTYEQLKEKNPEILKSLHIVWESPIEIPNPPIIVRKDLDYKTKLQFQKLFLNMDKNTEGKKVLNILGYDKYVEVRSDFFDPISDWLGKNNENKF; from the coding sequence ATGTTGTTTTTAATAATTTTACTATTTATTGTAGGTGCTTGTTTAATTATTAGCATAAACTTCTTGCCAAGTCCATCTATAAATTTAGACCTGAATAAAGGATCTAGCCCCATATCTGCCGAAAGCGAAAAAAATACTATAAGCATAGTTGTTTCATCTACCTTGTCCATTGAAGAGGTTACACTAATTTATAAACCGCTTATACTATACCTTTCAAAATCTACCGACAAACACGTCGTGCTCTTCACAAGAAAAACCTATTCAGAAGCCTTGGAAGCAATGTTTTCTGGTGACGCACAAATTGGCATAATTGGTTCAGGAGCTTTTTTTGTAGACAAAAACAAATTAGATCTTCTTGCTGTGCCAATTATAAACAATAAAACATACTATAAATCATACGTAATAGCAGAGAATGATAACATAAAGAATATTTCTGACTTAAAGGGAAAGACTATAGCCTTTACAGATCCGTATTCATTTGCAGGCTACATAATATTGGAAAATTACCTTAAAAAAAATGGATTAAATTTAGACTTTTTCTCAAAATATATCTTTACATTTAGCATCAGCTCTTCAATTGAATCCATAAAAGAAGGCCTGGTCGACGCAGCCACAATTGATAGCAATACCTACGAGCAACTAAAGGAGAAAAATCCAGAAATATTAAAATCACTTCACATAGTATGGGAGTCTCCAATAGAAATCCCAAATCCTCCAATAATAGTGAGAAAAGATCTGGACTATAAGACCAAGCTTCAATTTCAAAAACTTTTTTTGAATATGGACAAAAACACAGAAGGTAAAAAAGTTCTCAATATATTGGGTTATGATAAATATGTTGAAGTTAGAAGTGACTTTTTTGATCCAATTTCGGACTGGCTTGGTAAAAACAATGAAAATAAGTTTTAA
- a CDS encoding sensor histidine kinase, with amino-acid sequence MIQFRTGLVKTMKISFKIAISVILPSLICTLALLLFMKYTLTQNLLENLNKRMQTTCSDIEYSIIDSIATNNSIEANRILKNIKQQNKEVVYVYIQRPFGRVLASTFEEGVPADLISLNNSNDRLVRSFNTKNGLIYDLNYPLLGGGFGTIHIGYSPMLIIDRINGLVLQFLLFGFIVIIVSLLFFLFLTQSIVDNINKLIHLAKRVSVGDFDSRVNIKSKDELENLAQSLNSMANDLKMHKIERLKMEERLKKEEEEEKRRELLRREISSLEKERKRISMEIHDGVMQTLASGQINLFHVISNKDIPENLRERLRISYSIFKDATNDLRSLTVNLRPRMLEEVGLKRSVETLLERAQQNGSLDIEFTYDVNSKLHDYIELSLFRIVQEAINNVIKHANASLISITIKEIDDKIELVIEDNGTGFEINYKDKKYINSYGLIDMKERAESLGGSLNIERKGEGGTKIYANIPFKKEDLNR; translated from the coding sequence TTGATCCAATTTCGGACTGGCTTGGTAAAAACAATGAAAATAAGTTTTAAAATTGCAATATCTGTTATATTGCCCTCACTAATCTGCACGCTTGCCCTTTTGCTCTTTATGAAATACACCCTTACCCAAAACTTGCTCGAAAACTTAAATAAAAGAATGCAAACAACATGTTCAGATATCGAATATTCAATTATCGACAGTATCGCCACAAATAATAGCATCGAAGCCAACCGAATTTTAAAAAACATTAAACAGCAGAATAAAGAAGTGGTTTATGTGTACATCCAAAGACCATTCGGAAGAGTTCTTGCATCTACCTTTGAAGAAGGCGTTCCAGCAGATCTAATAAGCCTTAACAACTCAAACGATAGACTTGTAAGATCTTTTAATACCAAAAATGGCTTAATTTATGACCTTAATTATCCTCTTTTAGGCGGAGGGTTTGGCACAATACATATCGGGTATTCTCCAATGCTTATAATAGACAGAATCAACGGCCTCGTACTTCAATTTTTGTTGTTTGGTTTTATAGTAATCATTGTATCCTTGTTATTTTTTCTATTTTTAACCCAGTCGATAGTGGACAACATAAACAAATTGATACACCTTGCAAAAAGAGTTTCTGTTGGAGACTTTGATTCAAGGGTAAATATAAAATCCAAAGACGAGCTAGAGAACCTCGCACAATCATTAAATTCTATGGCAAATGACTTAAAAATGCACAAAATCGAGAGATTAAAAATGGAGGAAAGACTGAAAAAGGAGGAGGAGGAGGAAAAGAGAAGAGAGCTCCTTAGGAGGGAGATATCTTCATTAGAAAAAGAGAGAAAGAGGATATCTATGGAAATACACGATGGCGTTATGCAAACTCTGGCATCTGGGCAAATCAACCTTTTTCATGTAATAAGCAACAAAGATATTCCAGAAAATTTAAGAGAAAGATTAAGAATCTCATACAGTATATTTAAAGACGCTACCAATGATTTGAGAAGCCTGACTGTAAACCTAAGGCCCCGTATGTTAGAAGAGGTTGGGCTAAAAAGATCTGTAGAAACGCTGCTCGAGAGAGCTCAACAGAATGGCAGCCTTGATATAGAATTTACATACGATGTCAACTCAAAACTTCACGATTATATAGAGCTGTCGTTATTCAGGATAGTTCAAGAAGCCATAAATAATGTCATAAAACATGCTAACGCAAGCCTGATAAGTATCACCATAAAAGAAATTGATGATAAAATAGAATTGGTAATTGAAGACAATGGAACTGGATTTGAAATAAATTATAAAGACAAAAAATATATAAATAGCTATGGTCTTATAGATATGAAAGAAAGAGCAGAAAGTCTTGGAGGCTCATTAAATATCGAAAGAAAAGGGGAAGGTGGTACGAAAATTTATGCAAACATCCCATTCAAAAAAGAAGATCTTAATCGTTGA
- a CDS encoding response regulator transcription factor: MQTSHSKKKILIVDDHALLREGLKFLINQSGENFGIVGETPSAADALNLVKKLKPDIVILDLSLSDGSGLDIIGPIKKISPSTKILVLSMYQDESVIVQTLKEGASGFIPKSEVSEECVQALKIISDSEDLYVPASYSRVVLKGLLSDSSSKTLSSREDQVLRLLALGYSAKEIAQTLQISAKTVQTYRQRITTKLDLRRRSDIVRYAISKGILKEEEIKGIVFPKDDDLI, from the coding sequence ATGCAAACATCCCATTCAAAAAAGAAGATCTTAATCGTTGACGATCATGCCCTCTTAAGAGAGGGATTAAAGTTTTTAATAAATCAATCGGGCGAAAATTTTGGAATTGTTGGGGAAACCCCAAGTGCAGCCGACGCACTTAATCTGGTAAAAAAGTTGAAACCAGATATTGTAATATTAGATCTTTCCCTGTCAGATGGCAGCGGTCTTGATATTATTGGACCGATAAAAAAGATTTCTCCAAGCACTAAAATACTCGTGTTAAGTATGTACCAGGATGAATCTGTAATAGTCCAAACTCTAAAGGAGGGGGCATCAGGATTTATTCCAAAAAGCGAGGTGTCAGAAGAGTGCGTCCAGGCACTCAAAATCATTTCAGATAGCGAGGATCTTTATGTGCCCGCTTCATATTCAAGAGTTGTACTAAAGGGGTTGCTTTCTGACAGCAGCAGCAAAACTCTGAGCTCAAGGGAGGATCAGGTGCTAAGGCTATTAGCCTTAGGATATAGTGCTAAAGAAATAGCTCAAACTCTTCAGATTAGCGCTAAAACTGTTCAAACATATAGGCAAAGAATTACTACAAAGCTGGATCTTAGGAGGAGGTCAGACATCGTAAGGTACGCAATCTCAAAAGGTATCCTCAAAGAAGAGGAGATAAAAGGCATAGTTTTCCCTAAAGACGACGATCTAATCTAA